The following proteins come from a genomic window of Bradysia coprophila strain Holo2 unplaced genomic scaffold, BU_Bcop_v1 contig_138, whole genome shotgun sequence:
- the LOC119074125 gene encoding scavenger receptor class F member 2-like translates to MRTLLLYLVCTYPTYLLSIGSADLESSQFLECPKISDGTYPYCVCKHGPVYNSDTNTCPNPECPVSESIGIYPNCTCQHKNFDFSITFNECFRVCPDNSTGYWPNCKCDSNGYGFNKELFECTACPKNSTGQYPDCRCDDDSAVYQRSKNFCEGCEQGMYGNFPNCTCPNGATYNLNFQRCVHEPKNGSIQCPSRSKGTYPNCTCQGDGIYNGLANICNECPYHSTGVYPNCVCLFDGTYNQTTNFCISCPIVSNGVYPNCVCHNGFTYEVASNWCYICPVNSTGTFPNCDCGHSSQYVQKTNRCERCPENSTGVYPHCKCDNGNYSKTHRICIECPTDATGFYPACKCNDEQLKFDALERKCYRECPANSSGIHPFCLCDGEYKYFDRINEACTSSIGKICPSDSIGTGPDCLCVRKDYRFSSYLWSCGKYVVYEATGDVSIDFKVLQSSIG, encoded by the exons ATG CGCACCTTACTGCTGTATCTGGTTTGCACTTACCCCACTTACCTCTTGAGCATTGGTTCAGCTGACTTAGAAAGTAGTCAATTTTTGGAATGCCCCAAAATCAGCGACGGTACTTATCCATATTGCGTTTGCAAGCACGGACCAGTCTACAACAGTGATACAAACACCTGCCCAAATCCTGAATGTCCAGTCAGTGAGAGCATTGGTATCTATCCGAACTGTACGTGTCAGCACAAAAACTTCGATTTCAGCATCACTTTCAACGAGTGTTTTCGAGTTTGTCCCGACAATAGCACCGGTTACTGGCCTAATTGCAAGTGCGACTCAAATGGCTATGGCTTCAACAAAGAATTATTCGAATGTACCGCTTGTCCCAAAAACAGCACTGGTCAATATCCTGATTGCCGTTGTGACGATGATAGTGCCGTCTATCAAAGgtccaaaaatttttgtgaaggaTGTGAACAGGGAATGTATGGAAATTTCCCGAATTGCACTTGTCCCAATGGAGCTACATACAACTTAAACTTCCAACGTTGTGTGCATGAACCCAAAAATGGATCGATACAGTGTCCGTCGCGAAGCAAGGGCACTTATCCGAATTGCACTTGCCAAGGTGACGGAATCTACAACGGATTAGCCAACATTTGCAATGAATGTCCTTATCATAGTACCGGTGTCTATCCGAACTGTGTCTGCTTGTTTGATGGGACTTACAACCAAACAACAAACTTTTGCATCTCCTGTCCTATTGTGAGTAATGGAGTGTATCCGAACTGTGTTTGCCACAACGGCTTTACATACGAGGTAGCTTCGAATTGGTGTTACATCTGTCCAGTTAATAGCACTGGGACATTTCCGAATTGTGATTGTGGACATTCGTCGCAGTATGTTCAAAAAACGAACAGGTGTGAGCGTTGCCCGGAAAATAGTACGGGCGTTTATCCGCATTGTAAATGTGACAACGGAAACTACAGCAAGACTCATAGGATTTGCATTGAGTGTCCAACAGACGCTACCGGTTTTTATCCAGCTTGTAAATGCAATGACGAACAGTTAAAATTCGATGCGTTAGAAAGAAAATGCTACCGTGAGTGTCCAGCAAATAGTTCAGGAATTCATCCGTTTTGCCTATGTGACGGAGAATACAAATATTTCGATCGCATCAATGAGGCATGTACGAGCAGTATTGGGAAAATCTGTCCGTCCGACAGTATTGGAACTGGTCCAGACTGCTTATGTGTGAGGAAAGATTATCGATTCAGTTCATACTTATGGTCATGTGGAAAATATGTGGTATATGAAGCTACTGGTGATGTATCAATCGATTTCAAAGTATTACAAAGCTcaattggttaa